Proteins found in one Leptolyngbya sp. CCY15150 genomic segment:
- the glyS gene encoding glycine--tRNA ligase subunit beta, producing the protein MVTFLLEVGTEELPASFVGEALEQWRSRIPASLSEQFLTSDRIEFYGTPRRLSMVIQGLPVQQPDRQEEIKGPSAQAAYKDGQPTKALQGFARSRGISIDDVEIRTTEKGDFVFVQQTIPGRPTADLLTELIPNWILKLEGRRFMRWGDGDLRFPRPIRWLVALLDDAVLPLTLDNASEHCSSDRLSQGHRVLHPEPVVIPTAADYLSCLEAASVQVAVSDRRQAIEQSIHDLATSLGGTALVNPSLLAEVTDLVEWPTAIAGSFDPAFLELPPEVIITEMESHQRYFPVLKAAGSSDLLPYFITISNGDPAKSAIISAGNERVLRARLSDGKFFFDADRTQPLEAYLPRLDSVTFQEDLGSVREKVNRITRIADAIADQLDLSQGDRTEVQRSALLCKADLVTQMVGEFPELQGVMGSHYAIASGESPAVAQGIMEHYRPKGAGDALPTSLTGQVVGLSDRLDTLVCIFGLGLLPSGSSDPFALRRAANAIVHITWGAELPIQLNSLLEQISTDFAASFQRDHAAILLSQLQDFFLQRVRTLLQDDLGIDYDLVNAVLGEGDADYGDRALSNLLDLRDRAQFLQTIRQNHTLDAIYETVNRAARLAAQGDLDTTSLDPQDWVNPKFFQQPSETAFYEALVTLLPTTQTALAERDYQRLVDALTEIAPVVRDFFDGPTSVLVMDPDASIQQNRLNLLGLLRNHARVLADFGAIIKPA; encoded by the coding sequence CCTCGGCGTCTGTCCATGGTGATCCAAGGGCTACCGGTTCAACAACCCGATCGCCAAGAGGAGATCAAAGGTCCTTCAGCCCAAGCCGCCTATAAGGATGGCCAACCCACCAAGGCGCTGCAGGGCTTTGCGCGATCGCGGGGAATTTCCATCGACGACGTCGAAATTCGCACCACGGAGAAGGGCGACTTCGTCTTTGTGCAACAAACCATTCCAGGGCGACCAACGGCAGATTTGTTGACCGAGCTGATTCCTAACTGGATTTTGAAGCTAGAAGGACGGCGCTTCATGCGCTGGGGCGATGGTGATCTCCGCTTCCCGCGCCCGATCCGCTGGCTGGTGGCCCTCTTGGATGACGCCGTCCTGCCCCTCACCCTCGATAACGCCTCGGAGCATTGCAGCAGCGATCGCCTCTCCCAGGGCCATCGCGTCCTCCATCCAGAACCGGTGGTGATTCCCACCGCAGCCGACTATCTGTCTTGCCTAGAAGCTGCATCCGTGCAGGTAGCGGTGAGCGATCGCCGCCAGGCCATTGAACAGTCGATTCATGATCTCGCCACATCCCTGGGCGGCACAGCCCTGGTGAATCCTAGCCTCTTGGCTGAAGTGACCGACCTGGTGGAATGGCCCACGGCGATCGCTGGCTCCTTTGACCCAGCCTTCTTGGAACTGCCGCCCGAGGTGATTATCACCGAAATGGAAAGCCACCAGCGCTATTTCCCTGTGCTCAAAGCGGCTGGCTCCAGCGACCTGCTGCCCTACTTCATCACCATTTCCAACGGCGATCCCGCCAAGTCAGCAATCATCAGCGCCGGCAACGAGCGAGTGCTGCGGGCCCGCCTGTCGGACGGCAAGTTTTTCTTTGATGCCGATCGCACCCAGCCTCTAGAGGCCTACCTACCACGCCTCGACAGCGTCACCTTCCAAGAAGATCTGGGCTCCGTACGCGAGAAGGTCAACCGCATCACCCGCATTGCTGATGCCATTGCCGACCAGCTCGATCTATCCCAGGGCGATCGCACCGAGGTGCAGCGCAGTGCCCTGCTGTGCAAGGCCGATCTGGTCACCCAGATGGTGGGCGAATTTCCTGAACTGCAAGGCGTCATGGGCTCCCACTACGCGATCGCCAGCGGTGAATCGCCCGCCGTGGCCCAGGGCATCATGGAACACTATCGCCCCAAAGGAGCTGGGGATGCATTGCCCACCAGCCTCACCGGCCAGGTCGTGGGCTTAAGCGATCGCCTCGATACCCTCGTCTGCATCTTCGGTCTAGGGCTTTTGCCCAGCGGTTCCTCCGACCCCTTTGCCCTGCGGCGAGCCGCCAATGCCATCGTCCATATTACCTGGGGGGCAGAGCTGCCGATTCAGCTTAATAGCCTGCTAGAGCAGATTTCCACCGACTTTGCCGCCAGCTTCCAGCGCGACCATGCCGCCATCTTGCTCAGCCAACTGCAAGACTTCTTCTTACAGCGAGTGCGCACCTTGCTACAAGACGATTTGGGCATTGACTACGACTTGGTGAACGCCGTTCTGGGCGAAGGGGATGCCGACTATGGCGATCGCGCCCTGAGTAACCTGCTCGATCTCCGCGATCGCGCTCAATTCCTGCAGACTATTCGCCAAAACCATACCCTCGACGCCATTTACGAAACCGTCAACCGGGCGGCTCGTCTGGCTGCCCAGGGTGATTTAGACACCACCTCTCTCGATCCCCAAGACTGGGTGAATCCCAAGTTCTTCCAGCAGCCCTCAGAAACCGCCTTCTACGAAGCCTTGGTCACCCTGCTGCCCACCACCCAAACCGCCCTGGCCGAGCGCGACTATCAGCGATTGGTAGACGCCCTCACTGAAATTGCCCCAGTGGTGCGCGACTTCTTTGATGGCCCCACCAGCGTACTGGTCATGGATCCTGACGCCAGTATTCAACAAAACCGTCTCAATCTGCTAGGGCTACTGCGCAATCATGCGCGGGTGTTAGCTGACTTCGGCGCAATTATCAAACCCGCCTAG
- a CDS encoding DUF3365 domain-containing protein — MSSSFRFSQLKLGSKFSALLLAVFILGSAIGGLVLSNALQHKAENQVASQGLVLLQTIDSVRNYTDREVRELLQAPLSEDEFLPQTVPSYSSRRVFEMLHEQSGFSEVAYKEAMFNPTNPMDQADDFEMDLIRFFQKHPEEREMSDFRTLPIQGSFFFSARPIAIQNPSCLECHGRPEDAPLAMLDLYGRENGFGWELDSIAGVQVVYVPADDVFQAARQSSVMVMGVFLGVFAIAILALNNLLKPTVIRPIQDLARVSQQLTSGETDQSEELRTHQERLETVATRGDELGQLAKIFQRMVQEVVTREKQLKDQVKALRIEINQAKRSQEVAEITETDYFQDLQAKAKKYRRRNQDDKPADSSADSSK; from the coding sequence ATGTCCTCATCATTCCGCTTCAGCCAGCTAAAACTGGGCTCAAAATTTTCTGCCCTTCTCCTCGCGGTGTTTATTTTGGGAAGTGCGATCGGTGGTTTGGTGTTATCCAATGCCCTGCAACACAAAGCCGAAAACCAGGTGGCCTCCCAGGGATTGGTGTTGCTGCAAACCATTGACTCAGTAAGAAATTATACAGATCGCGAAGTTCGGGAACTGCTGCAGGCCCCTCTCAGCGAGGATGAATTTTTGCCCCAGACGGTGCCCTCCTATTCGTCCCGTCGGGTTTTTGAAATGCTGCATGAGCAATCAGGGTTTAGTGAGGTTGCCTACAAGGAGGCCATGTTTAACCCCACCAATCCCATGGATCAGGCGGATGACTTTGAAATGGATCTAATTCGGTTCTTTCAGAAACATCCTGAGGAACGGGAGATGTCAGATTTCCGCACCTTGCCGATTCAAGGCTCCTTTTTCTTTAGTGCTCGTCCGATCGCGATTCAAAACCCAAGCTGTCTAGAATGCCATGGTCGTCCAGAGGATGCACCCCTGGCCATGCTAGATCTTTATGGTCGGGAGAATGGCTTTGGCTGGGAGCTAGATTCCATTGCTGGGGTGCAGGTGGTCTATGTACCGGCGGATGACGTATTTCAGGCCGCTCGCCAATCATCCGTGATGGTCATGGGGGTGTTTTTGGGAGTGTTTGCGATCGCCATTCTTGCCCTGAATAATTTGCTCAAACCCACGGTAATTCGCCCCATTCAAGATCTGGCTCGGGTGTCTCAGCAGTTGACCAGTGGGGAGACCGATCAATCGGAGGAGCTGCGTACCCATCAAGAGCGCCTAGAAACGGTGGCGACGCGAGGGGATGAGTTAGGACAATTGGCGAAAATCTTCCAGCGTATGGTGCAGGAAGTGGTCACCCGCGAAAAGCAACTCAAAGATCAGGTGAAGGCGTTACGCATTGAAATTAACCAAGCCAAACGATCCCAGGAAGTCGCTGAGATTACTGAAACAGACTATTTCCAAGATTTGCAGGCGAAGGCGAAGAAATATCGACGGCGGAATCAAGACGATAAGCCAGCGGATTCATCAGCGGATTCATCCAAATGA
- a CDS encoding tetratricopeptide repeat protein has protein sequence MNYQLISVSVLSMTMWVAGGSLPSFAQTMEETPPAVQPIPSPAESDYRRGINDLDQGDYDNAIAHFTEAIALDPSYAPAYAARGTAYLALDNLQSAQADFNQALALDPDNIMAYQGRGNVYTRLERYADAMADLEDALRLDPSAPLSYLYRGILYASMGEHRLAISDFNEALTLQPDYPEALVYRGSSYTALGNRDAAIADYSQAIALRPRYTEAYINRGLAYYNAGNLEAGAADFNEAIRLDSNSASAYLNRAYVFSAGGNLAAALSDYDAALALNSNYAEAHMGRGLVLSATNNPAEAIAAFSQAIALRNDYTAAYKARGDVYLSIGDAANALNDFDAAIQRQANYAEAYQGRANARLALGDTSGSMADLTQVIALDGTNARAYLDRGSLRAGMGDTAGAITDYTSAIASNPQLGDAYYGRALLQVELGNLNAAMQDFETASTLFLEMGMAGRYRDTLEQMRALQ, from the coding sequence ATGAACTACCAACTAATTTCCGTTTCTGTACTAAGTATGACGATGTGGGTCGCTGGAGGCTCCCTGCCCAGTTTTGCCCAAACCATGGAGGAAACCCCTCCCGCCGTACAGCCCATCCCCTCGCCAGCCGAGTCAGACTATCGCCGAGGGATCAACGATTTAGACCAAGGAGACTATGACAACGCGATCGCTCACTTCACCGAGGCGATCGCTCTTGATCCATCCTACGCTCCAGCCTATGCTGCTCGGGGAACGGCCTACCTCGCTCTGGATAATCTACAGAGTGCCCAAGCTGACTTCAACCAAGCACTTGCTCTGGATCCAGACAACATCATGGCCTACCAGGGTCGCGGCAATGTCTACACCCGTCTAGAGCGCTATGCCGACGCCATGGCTGATCTTGAAGATGCCCTACGCCTCGATCCCTCTGCCCCTCTGAGCTACCTCTACCGTGGCATCCTCTACGCCAGTATGGGTGAACATCGCCTGGCGATCAGCGACTTTAACGAAGCCCTGACCCTACAGCCAGACTACCCAGAAGCCCTCGTCTACCGAGGCTCTAGCTATACGGCTCTCGGCAACCGGGATGCGGCGATCGCCGACTACAGCCAAGCGATCGCCCTGCGCCCTCGCTACACCGAAGCCTATATCAACCGAGGTCTTGCCTACTACAATGCAGGCAACCTAGAAGCAGGAGCTGCTGACTTCAATGAAGCCATCCGCCTCGATAGCAACTCTGCCAGCGCCTACCTCAACCGCGCCTATGTCTTTTCCGCCGGTGGCAACCTGGCCGCTGCCCTCAGTGACTATGATGCTGCCCTGGCCCTAAATTCTAACTATGCAGAAGCCCACATGGGTCGTGGGTTAGTCTTATCCGCGACTAATAACCCCGCTGAGGCGATCGCGGCCTTCAGTCAAGCGATCGCCCTCCGCAACGACTACACCGCTGCCTACAAAGCTCGGGGGGACGTCTATCTGAGTATTGGCGATGCGGCCAATGCTCTCAACGACTTTGATGCTGCCATTCAGCGCCAGGCAAACTATGCCGAAGCCTACCAAGGGCGCGCCAATGCTCGGTTAGCGCTAGGCGACACCAGCGGCTCCATGGCCGATCTTACCCAGGTAATTGCCCTAGATGGCACCAATGCTCGTGCTTATCTCGATCGCGGTTCGCTCCGGGCCGGCATGGGTGATACCGCCGGAGCCATTACAGACTATACAAGCGCGATCGCCAGTAATCCCCAACTTGGTGATGCCTACTACGGTCGTGCTTTATTGCAGGTGGAATTGGGAAATCTCAATGCGGCTATGCAGGACTTTGAAACCGCCTCTACCTTATTTCTTGAAATGGGTATGGCAGGTCGGTATCGCGACACTTTGGAGCAAATGCGGGCGTTGCAGTAG
- a CDS encoding nucleotidyltransferase domain-containing protein: MTNKTGLGIKELLYDRRSQILAIAEKHGAYNVRVFGSVARGEATDKSDIDFLVDYDLENITPWFPGGLLLDLEQLLNRKVDIATVDMLKEQIRDRVLHEAVTL; this comes from the coding sequence ATGACAAACAAGACGGGCTTAGGCATCAAGGAGCTGCTGTACGATAGGCGATCGCAGATTCTGGCGATCGCTGAAAAGCATGGCGCTTATAACGTGCGAGTGTTTGGCTCAGTAGCACGGGGGGAAGCCACTGACAAGAGTGATATTGATTTTTTGGTGGATTACGATTTGGAGAACATCACACCTTGGTTTCCAGGTGGGTTGTTGCTGGACTTAGAACAGCTTTTGAACCGCAAGGTGGATATCGCGACAGTGGACATGTTGAAGGAGCAGATTCGCGATCGCGTGTTGCACGAGGCTGTAACGCTATGA
- a CDS encoding HepT-like ribonuclease domain-containing protein, whose amino-acid sequence MRREAERLQDILEAIAAIEQYTRQGRQTFDEQELIQVWVVHHLQIIGEAANLLSADLISQYQEVPWAQIVAFRNIVVHEYFQVSLNLVWSIVQNNLPLLKVTVERMVQEL is encoded by the coding sequence ATGAGGCGTGAGGCGGAGCGGCTACAGGATATTCTGGAGGCGATCGCAGCGATCGAGCAATATACCCGTCAAGGACGGCAAACATTTGATGAACAAGAGTTAATTCAGGTTTGGGTAGTGCATCATCTTCAGATTATTGGAGAGGCAGCAAATTTGTTGTCGGCTGATTTGATAAGTCAGTATCAGGAGGTGCCATGGGCACAAATTGTAGCGTTTAGAAATATTGTGGTACATGAGTATTTCCAGGTATCACTGAATTTGGTCTGGTCGATTGTTCAGAATAATTTGCCGCTGTTAAAGGTGACCGTGGAAAGGATGGTTCAGGAGCTTTGA
- a CDS encoding type II toxin-antitoxin system death-on-curing family toxin, translating into MQTPSFINQEDVLLLHTDPIESFGGTPGLRDAGLLDSALAQPQATFAGDLLHPTIEEQTAAYLYHLAMNHPFMDGNKRTAFAVMDTFLRVNGYVLTLTNEQAHNLVLQVVEGKVDKAGLIVELVKAVRER; encoded by the coding sequence TTGCAAACTCCTAGTTTCATTAATCAGGAAGACGTTCTGTTACTTCATACTGACCCGATTGAAAGTTTTGGTGGCACTCCAGGGCTACGGGATGCTGGACTCCTTGATTCTGCCCTAGCACAACCTCAAGCTACTTTTGCAGGTGACTTACTGCATCCTACTATTGAAGAACAGACAGCAGCCTATCTCTACCATTTGGCAATGAATCATCCCTTTATGGATGGCAATAAGCGAACGGCATTTGCGGTCATGGATACATTTTTGCGGGTGAATGGCTATGTGCTTACGCTAACAAATGAGCAGGCGCATAATTTAGTACTTCAGGTTGTTGAAGGGAAAGTGGATAAAGCAGGCTTGATCGTTGAGTTAGTAAAGGCAGTACGGGAGAGATGA
- a CDS encoding class I SAM-dependent methyltransferase, which yields MTSALNPSTSNPSALGPVSQLVNGILSIKPLAQLAKSRARSMMIKRAELIGVYWPQEVAQLRSRGGQADLSPEWEAELAAVTNPAVVYPDYYLQSFHAYEEGNLGWEPAMEVEVAAYAVHSRVWSKQEIADGDARLRESYHTLLKAALPNPPKDILDLGCSVGMSTFALQQVFPDAQLLGLDLSPYFLAIAQYQTPRKHPAGSPAPRWIHAAAEQTGLPDASVDLVSTHLLFHELPQSAAIAILQEARRVLRPGGHLAIMDMNPQSDIYAQMPPYILTLLKSTEPCLDDYFNLDLAQSIYDAGFTRPTITSNTPRHRTVIAQVR from the coding sequence ATGACATCCGCTCTCAATCCTTCGACCTCCAACCCCTCCGCCCTTGGCCCAGTGTCTCAACTGGTGAATGGCATTTTGTCCATCAAGCCCCTGGCCCAACTTGCGAAAAGCCGCGCCCGCTCCATGATGATCAAGCGGGCCGAGTTGATTGGCGTCTACTGGCCCCAGGAAGTTGCTCAGTTGCGATCGCGGGGTGGACAGGCGGATTTGTCGCCAGAATGGGAAGCGGAGCTGGCAGCCGTCACCAATCCAGCGGTCGTCTATCCAGACTATTACCTGCAGTCCTTTCATGCCTATGAAGAAGGTAACCTTGGTTGGGAGCCGGCGATGGAAGTAGAAGTGGCTGCCTATGCGGTACATTCTCGCGTCTGGTCGAAGCAGGAAATTGCCGATGGCGATGCGCGGCTGCGGGAGAGCTACCACACCCTTCTCAAAGCAGCGTTGCCCAATCCGCCCAAGGACATCCTCGATCTGGGCTGTAGCGTGGGTATGAGCACTTTTGCCCTCCAGCAAGTTTTCCCGGATGCCCAGCTCCTGGGGCTCGATTTATCGCCCTATTTCTTGGCGATCGCCCAATATCAAACTCCTCGCAAGCACCCTGCTGGATCCCCCGCACCTCGCTGGATTCACGCCGCTGCTGAGCAGACGGGACTGCCGGATGCATCCGTAGACCTCGTTTCGACCCACCTCCTGTTCCACGAACTGCCCCAATCGGCAGCGATCGCCATTTTGCAAGAAGCGCGGCGAGTTCTGCGTCCCGGTGGGCACCTGGCCATTATGGACATGAACCCCCAGTCGGATATCTATGCCCAAATGCCGCCCTATATCCTAACGCTGCTCAAAAGCACCGAGCCCTGTCTGGATGACTACTTTAACTTAGATCTAGCCCAGTCCATCTACGATGCAGGCTTCACCCGTCCAACTATCACCTCCAACACCCCACGCCACCGCACGGTGATCGCTCAAGTTCGTTAG
- a CDS encoding M1 family metallopeptidase, producing the protein MLHSQFEGWLDTETPKHKSFELPGAKPHYNPDRPGQVQHIRLDLDLDIPNQRYQGTCSIQIQPICDGIEHLTLDAVDLQIDAVQVGPVAQPFDYDGEFLNIRLLTPTRAGQPFTVAIAYRVEHPQRGLYFIAPDEHYPNKATQVWTQGEDEDSRYWFPCFDYPGQLATSEIRVRVPKPLMAISNGELIETQEDGDFKIFHWSQQEVHPTYLMTLAVGDFAELRDEWNGKPVTYYVEKGREADARRTMGKTPQMIEFFSQAYGYPYAYPKYAQVCVEDFIFGGMENTSTTLLTDRCLIDERAAIDNRGSESLVAHELAHQWFGDLVVIKHWSHAWVKEGMATYSEVMWTEREYGADEAAYYRLNEARSYLSEDSSRYRRPMVTHIYREAIELYDRHIYEKGACVYHMIRRALGDELFTRAIHAFVNDHAHQTVETIDLLRSIDKTTGRNLQFLFDQYVFRGGHPDFKVSYSWDNDSQLAKLTVTQTQAQDGDTPSTNGLFDLKIPIGFGYSDRPSDPTVFTLRLHEREQTFYLPLPKKPQFVSFDVGNHTLKTVTLDYPLAELKAQLKSDPDPLSRMFAAEAIAKKGGLEGVRALAEALQSDPFWGVRAEVASNLASIKLDQATEALVAGLQDSEARVRRAVVSALGKIKTLASYHALKPVVEQGDASYYVEAAAMGAIAHVATSDFNGESKQDEVLALLRLALETRAGWNEVVRSGAIAGLSKLKTSEAALDLILQYTALGVPQALRLAAIRALGVVASGQSDTNLQRILDRLDELAGESFFLTQVSVASALGSMETPKAIAILQSLADQTPDGRVRRRAEEFIQKVRDAIGKDKAVKKLQQELDQLKKDNQDLRSRLEALEAKSKES; encoded by the coding sequence ATGTTGCATAGCCAATTTGAAGGATGGTTGGACACCGAGACCCCAAAACATAAGTCCTTTGAACTGCCCGGCGCAAAACCTCACTACAACCCCGATCGCCCCGGACAAGTTCAGCACATCCGCCTCGACCTCGACCTCGATATCCCCAACCAGCGCTATCAGGGCACCTGCAGCATCCAGATCCAGCCCATTTGTGACGGCATTGAGCACCTCACCCTTGACGCGGTGGATCTCCAGATTGACGCCGTGCAGGTCGGCCCCGTCGCCCAGCCCTTTGACTATGACGGGGAATTCCTCAACATTCGCCTACTGACGCCTACCCGCGCCGGTCAACCCTTCACCGTGGCGATCGCCTACCGGGTGGAACATCCCCAACGGGGGCTCTATTTCATCGCGCCGGATGAACACTATCCCAACAAAGCCACCCAGGTATGGACTCAGGGCGAGGATGAAGATTCCCGCTACTGGTTCCCCTGTTTTGACTATCCGGGACAGTTGGCCACCTCAGAAATTCGGGTGCGGGTGCCCAAGCCGCTGATGGCGATTTCCAACGGCGAGCTAATCGAGACCCAGGAAGACGGCGACTTCAAAATTTTCCACTGGAGCCAGCAGGAGGTGCATCCCACCTATCTGATGACCTTGGCGGTGGGTGATTTTGCGGAGCTGCGGGATGAGTGGAACGGCAAGCCGGTCACCTACTACGTGGAAAAGGGGCGGGAAGCCGATGCCCGCCGCACCATGGGCAAGACGCCCCAGATGATCGAGTTCTTTAGTCAGGCCTACGGCTATCCCTATGCTTATCCGAAATATGCCCAGGTCTGCGTTGAGGATTTTATCTTCGGCGGCATGGAAAATACCTCGACGACCTTACTCACCGATCGCTGTCTGATTGATGAACGGGCTGCTATTGATAACCGGGGGTCGGAAAGTTTAGTTGCCCATGAACTGGCCCACCAATGGTTTGGCGACTTGGTGGTGATTAAGCATTGGTCTCATGCCTGGGTGAAGGAAGGCATGGCGACCTATTCGGAAGTGATGTGGACAGAGCGCGAGTATGGGGCCGATGAAGCAGCCTACTATCGGCTAAATGAAGCCCGCAGCTATCTGAGCGAAGACAGTTCCCGCTATCGCCGCCCCATGGTCACCCATATTTATCGAGAAGCGATCGAACTCTACGATCGCCACATCTACGAAAAGGGAGCCTGTGTCTATCACATGATCCGTCGGGCACTGGGGGATGAACTCTTTACCCGAGCGATCCATGCCTTTGTCAACGACCATGCCCACCAAACCGTGGAAACCATCGATCTACTGCGATCGATTGATAAAACCACCGGCCGCAACCTGCAATTCTTATTTGATCAATACGTATTTCGTGGCGGACATCCTGACTTCAAAGTGTCCTACAGTTGGGATAACGATAGCCAACTGGCAAAGCTGACGGTAACTCAAACCCAAGCCCAAGATGGCGATACCCCCAGCACCAATGGTCTATTTGACCTGAAGATTCCCATTGGCTTCGGCTACAGCGATCGCCCCTCAGACCCCACGGTATTTACCCTCCGCCTCCATGAGCGGGAGCAAACCTTCTATCTACCACTGCCCAAGAAGCCTCAGTTTGTCAGCTTCGATGTGGGCAATCATACGCTCAAGACCGTTACTCTAGACTATCCGCTAGCAGAACTGAAAGCCCAGCTCAAATCCGATCCCGATCCCCTCTCTCGCATGTTTGCCGCAGAAGCGATCGCCAAGAAGGGTGGTCTGGAAGGCGTGCGAGCCCTAGCTGAGGCCCTGCAATCGGATCCGTTCTGGGGCGTGCGGGCGGAGGTCGCGTCTAACTTGGCCAGCATCAAGCTCGATCAAGCTACGGAGGCGCTGGTGGCTGGACTTCAGGATTCTGAAGCTAGGGTACGCCGCGCCGTCGTCTCTGCCCTTGGCAAAATCAAAACCTTAGCCAGCTACCATGCCCTGAAGCCCGTGGTGGAGCAGGGAGATGCCAGCTACTACGTGGAGGCTGCAGCCATGGGCGCGATCGCCCACGTCGCCACCAGCGACTTCAATGGCGAGTCGAAGCAAGACGAGGTGCTAGCTTTACTCCGGTTGGCTCTAGAGACCCGCGCTGGCTGGAATGAAGTGGTGCGTAGTGGAGCGATCGCCGGTCTGAGTAAGCTCAAAACCTCCGAAGCGGCCCTGGATCTGATTTTGCAGTACACAGCCCTCGGCGTTCCCCAAGCCCTGCGTCTAGCTGCCATCCGGGCCCTCGGCGTAGTTGCCAGCGGCCAGTCCGACACCAACCTGCAGCGCATCCTCGATCGCCTGGATGAACTCGCTGGGGAGTCCTTCTTCCTCACCCAGGTGTCAGTTGCCAGCGCCTTGGGCAGCATGGAAACTCCGAAAGCGATCGCCATTCTCCAATCCTTGGCCGATCAGACCCCCGATGGTCGGGTGCGCCGCCGAGCGGAGGAATTTATCCAAAAGGTGCGAGATGCGATTGGCAAGGATAAGGCGGTGAAGAAGCTACAGCAGGAGCTAGATCAACTGAAGAAAGATAATCAGGATCTACGCAGTCGTCTGGAAGCACTGGAGGCTAAATCGAAGGAGTCCTAA
- a CDS encoding HNH endonuclease codes for MNPIPESMRQRVRQQAGDRCGYCQSLQKYVLGVLEIEHILPKVAGGSDQEDNLWLACRLCNSYKGVQTQAQDPVTSDTVRLFNPRHDRWRDHFIWTNQGIYVAGLTAIGRATVIALRLNNPYAVAVRQAWISAGWHPPVDPSS; via the coding sequence GTGAATCCCATTCCTGAATCGATGCGCCAGCGGGTAAGGCAGCAGGCAGGCGATCGGTGCGGCTACTGCCAAAGTCTGCAAAAATATGTTTTGGGCGTTTTGGAAATCGAGCATATTCTTCCCAAGGTAGCCGGTGGATCAGACCAGGAAGACAATCTTTGGCTGGCTTGCCGTCTATGCAATTCCTACAAAGGCGTCCAAACCCAGGCTCAAGATCCGGTGACCAGCGATACAGTAAGGCTGTTCAATCCTCGCCATGACCGTTGGCGTGATCATTTTATCTGGACAAATCAGGGAATTTACGTGGCTGGGTTAACGGCAATTGGACGAGCTACTGTCATCGCGTTGCGACTCAATAACCCTTATGCTGTGGCTGTGCGGCAAGCCTGGATCTCTGCAGGATGGCATCCTCCTGTTGACCCTTCATCCTAG